In a single window of the Heliangelus exortis chromosome 1, bHelExo1.hap1, whole genome shotgun sequence genome:
- the RASSF8 gene encoding ras association domain-containing protein 8 → MELKVWVDGVQRIVCGVTEVTTCQEVVIALAQAIGRTGRYTLIEKWRDTERHLAPHENPIVSLNKWGQYASDVQLILRRTGPSLSERPTSDSVARIPERTLYRQSLPPLAKLRPPGDKSMKRREPKRKSLTFTGGAKGLMDIFGKSKESEFKQKVLNNCKTTADELKKLIHLQTEKLQCIEKQLESNEAEIHYWEQKYNSSLEEEILKLEQKIKRNEVEIEEEEFWENELQIEQENEKQLKEQLQEMRQRILECESKLKDYVSQIHNMESGLEAEKLQREVQESQVNEEEVKEKIEKVKGEIDIQGQQSLRLENGIKAVERSLGQATKRLQDREQELEQLTKELRQVNLQQFIQQTGTKVTVLPADPVEVEAPHVELDREPTFQSGSLKRPGSSRQLPSNLRILQNPLSSGFNPEGIYV, encoded by the exons ATGGAGCTCAAAGTATGGGTGGATGGAGTCCAGAGAATTGTGTGTGGGGTCACCGAAGTCACAACGTGCCAGGAGGTTGTCATAGCCCTTGCTCAGGCTATTG GTCGGACGGGCCGGTACACGCTGATCGAGAAATGGCGGGACACGGAGCGGCACCTGGCGCCACACGAGAACCCCATCGTGTCGCTCAACAAGTGGGGACAATACGCCAGCGACGTGCAGCTCATCCTGCGCCGCACCGGGCCCTCGCTGAGCGAGAGGCCGACCTCGGACAGCGTGGCTCGCATCCCGGAGAGGACTCTCTACCGGCAAAGCTTACCGCCCCTGGCCAAGCTGAGGCCTCCCGGCGACAAATCCATGAAGAGGAGGGAGCCGAAAAGGAAATCCCTCACCTTCACCGGGGGTGCCAAAGGGTTAATGGACATCTTTGGGAAAAGCAAGGAATCCGAGTTCAAGCAAAAGGTGCTTAACAACTGTAAAACAACGGCGGATGAGCTGAAGAAACTGATCCACCTCCAGACGGAGAAACTTCAGTGCATCGAGAAACAGCTGGAGTCCAACGAAGCCGAGATCCACTACTGGGAACAAAAGTACAACTCCAGCCTGGAAGAAGAAATTCTCAAACTAGAGCAGAAGATCAAAAGGAACGAAGTGGAGATTGAAGAGGAAGAGTTCTGGGAAAATGAGCTGCAGATCGAACAGGAGAACGAAAAACAGctgaaggagcagctgcaggagatgaGGCAGAGGATCCTGGAGTGTGAGAGCAAGCTGAAGGACTACGTGTCTCAGATCCACAACATGGAAAGTGGCCTTGAAGCAGAGAAGTTGCAGCGGGAAGTTCAGGAGTCCCAAGTGAATGAAGAAGAAGTCAAGGAAAAGATCGAGAAGGTGAAGGGTGAAATCGATATTCAGGGCCAGCAGAGTCTGAGGTTGGAAAACGGCATTAAAGCTGTAGAAAGGTCTTTGGGCCAAGCTACCAAACGGTTACAG GACAGGGAACAAGAATTGGAGCAGCTGACAAAGGAGCTGCGACAAGTCAATCTCCAACAGTTCATCCAGCAAACAGGAACAAAGGTCACGGTGCTGCCTGCAGACCCTGTTGAGGTGGAGGCCCCACATGTGGAGCTTGACAGAG AGCCAACATTTCAGTCTGGGTCTCTGAAGCGCCCTGGCTCATCGAGGCAACTCCCCAGTAACCTTCGGATTCTACAGAACCCCCTGTCATCTGGTTTTAACCCAGAGGGCATTTATGTATGA